A genomic window from Yarrowia lipolytica chromosome 1D, complete sequence includes:
- a CDS encoding uncharacterized protein (Compare to YALI0D24519g, no similarity): protein MGSSASKAKRFQPAAEAGKRAIDLSVKTKHQHIRQETADPNRSQPAPMPMASQTKNEDIVRDGGDRDFARQLMDLGAVKLTESEVQYSKSNPVLEALKAREALDEAAEAESGDFSKPRTLLNPATISGILESQKAGETDITRDYNLAPGVADKLKYVSVPEYEFLETAATEGERHRDTFSLDGGREDPALSKLADSGFVQVEGRHISEFDNADYVQVGKGRNATAGGPQPQGVPGELPDDIFGDIAQAFEEQKDGAEVPKSRHQQDQDFFNREKERRYPKRDTKPVTVEL, encoded by the coding sequence atgGGCTCTTCCGCAAGTAAGGCGAAGCGTTTCCAGCCCGCAGCCGAGGCCGGCAAGCGCGCCATCGATCTGTCCGTGAAAACCAAACATCAGCACATTCGCCAAGAGACGGCCGACCCCAATCGGTCGCAACCGGCTCCCATGCCCATGGCTTCGCAGACCAAGAACGAGGACATTGTCAGGGACGGCGGGGACCGAGATTTCGCGCGGCAGCTCATGGATCTCGGGGCCGTCAAACTGACCGAGTCTGAGGTCCAATACAGCAAGAGCAATCCTGTTTTGGAGGCTCTGAAGGCTCGCGAGGCCCTGGATGAGGCCGCTGAGGCCGAGTCTGGGGACTTTAGCAAGCCCCGAACGCTCCTGAACCCGGCCACCATCTCCGGAATTCTCGAGTCGCAAAAGGCTGGCGAAACAGACATCACTAGAGACTACAATCTGGCTCCCGGAGTGGCCGACAAGTTGAAGTATGTGAGTGTCCCCGAATacgagtttctggagaCCGCTGCGACCGAGGGAGAACGACACAGAGATACCTTTTCGCTGGACGGCGGCCGAGAAGACCCGGCTCTCAGCAAACTGGCCGATTCCGGCTTTGTTCAAGTTGAAGGAAGACATATTTCCGAGTTTGATAACGCCGATTATGTTCAGGTCGGAAAGGGCAGAAACGCTACTGCTGGAGGTCCTCAGCCTCAGGGAGTACCTGGAGAACTGCCGGACGACATTTTTGGAGATATTGCTCAGGCGTTCGAAGAGCAGAAAGACGGCGCCGAGGTGCCCAAAAGTAGACACCAGCAGGACCAGGACTTCTTCAACAGGGAAAAGGAAAGACGGTATCCCAAGAGAGATACAAAGCCGGTCACCGTGGAGCTTTGA
- a CDS encoding uncharacterized protein (Compare to YALI0D24497g, similar to uniprot|Q12389 Saccharomyces cerevisiae YDL031W Probable Similar to RNA-dependent helicase DBP10 (DEAD-box protein 10)) yields MSDSEVEYDIAGSLNPGVDSEDDYSSGSESDSEIPDIIEDSEDETGPQQGEPGTMTFPNLELSDDDDDDDDDDEGRKKKKKKTDDSVESYFGAPQTGKKSSGSFAGLGLSQLVLKNIARKGFKQPTPIQRKTIPLVLEGKDVVGMARTGSGKTAAFVLPMLEKLKVHSAKVGARAVILSPSRELALQTLKVVKDFSAGTDLRLAMLVGGDSLEEQFKMMMSNPDIIIATPGRFLHLKVEMELSLASVEYICFDEADRLFELGFGEQMNELLASLPSNRQTLLFSATLPKTLVEFAKAGLHDPILVRLDAETKLPEHLEMTFFAVKENQRDACLAFILKEVIQMPFATPEQLKELERLDERAIDDGERDEDRKQKRPKFKKERLPPAHQLPSEKSTIVFCPTKHHVEYVIVLLQTLGYAVSYIYGTLDQHARKNQLYRFRTGKTSILVVTDVAARGIDVPVLANVINYSLPPSPKVFIHRVGRTARAGNRGWAYSIIKDNDIPYLLDLEVFLGRKLLTPRLFKQQNPDPSAEPDYVNTLTIGAPPRQALEIHGEELAQMVKDSYELQQLSEVAVKGERMYNKTKGSASQESAKRSKQIMALGWDDHHLMFGEDGESAKDALLARLGQKRIRETVFEFRKSKTTSGAEMMATRRAQLAPIQRRAAEKRAIQEKERLAGLVHSQDAEIARSTEEDMATEADLTGFTTEEDLRAAKKAQKSKKRSFRDSENFMSHYAPTNDDKGYAVGNFAGAASNATFDLINDGSEMQQKQGMKWDKKKGKFINAGSEGGKKFIRGEGGQRIAASFRSGRFDKWKAAHKVGNLKVGALEESGPATKRVLSAREFKHNKNEAPKRADKYRDDFHKQKTKVAAAKEDGRIQKPQPKSELKSTADVRKSRILAEKRKQKNARPSRGGRGGGRGGRGGGRGGR; encoded by the coding sequence ATGTCCGACAGTGAGGTTGAATACGACATTGCGGGGTCTTTGAATCCGGGGGTGGATTCGGAAGACGACTATTCGTCCGGATCAGAGTCCGACAGCGAGATTCCCGACATTATTGAGGACAGTGAAGATGAGACCGGGCCCCAGCAGGGCGAACCGGGCACCATGACTTTCCCCAATCTGGAACTGTccgatgacgatgacgacgacgacgatgacgacgagggcagaaagaagaagaagaaaaagacgGACGACTCGGTGGAAAGCTACTTTGGAGCACCGCAAACGGGCAAAAAAAGCTCGGGCAGTTTTGCTGGTCTGGGTTTGTCGCAGTTGGTGCTTAAAAATATTGCACGAAAGGGGTTCAAGCAGCCGACGCCGATCCAGCGAAAGACGATTCCGCTGGTTCTGGAGGGCAAAGACGTGGTGGGAATGGCCCGAACCGGAAGTGGCAAGACAGCGGCGTTTGTGCTGCCCAtgttggagaagctcaaggtcCACAGCGCCAAGGTGGGCGCGCGGGCGGTGATTCTGTCgccgtcacgtgagctAGCGCTGCAGACGCtcaaggtggtcaaggacTTTTCTGCCGGCACCGATCTGCGTCTGGCCATGTTGGTTGGAGGCGATtcgctggaggagcagttCAAAATGATGATGTCCAATCCAGACATTATTATCGCCACCCCAGGCCGGTTTCTGCATctcaaggtggagatggagctgTCGTTGGCGTCGGTGGAGTACATTTGTTTCGACGAGGCCGACCGGCTGTTCGAGCTGGGTTTTGGTGAGCAGATGAACGAGCTGTTAGCGTCGTTGCCCAGCAACAGACAGACTCTGCTGTTTTCCGCCACGCTTCCCAAGACGCTGGTGGAGTTTGCCAAGGCTGGTCTTCACGACCCGATTCTGGTTCGTCTGGATGCCGAGACCAAGTTGCCAGAGCATTTGGAAATGACGTTTTTTGccgtcaaggagaaccAGCGAGACGCCTGCTTGGCCttcattctcaaggaggtgatcCAGATGCCGTTTGCAACGCCGGAGCAGCTCAAAGAGCTCGAGCGACTGGATGAACGGGCCATTGACGACGGAGAACGGGATGAGGACCGGAAACAAAAACGgcccaagttcaagaaaGAACGGCTGCCCCCTGCGCACCAATTGCCCTCGGAAAAGTCGACCATCGTCTTCTGTCCCACCAAGCATCATGTGGAGTATGTCATTGTCTTGCTTCAAACTCTGGGGTACGCGGTTTCGTACATTTACGGCACGTTGGACCAGCATGCTCGTAAGAACCAGCTGTATCGGTTCCGCACGGGCAAAACGTCTATCTTGGTGGTCACTGATGTGGCTGCGCGAGGTATTGATGTGCCTGTTCTGGCCAATGTTATCAATTATTCGCTTCCTCCGTCCCCCAAGGTGTTTATCCATCGTGTGGGTCGAACAGCTCGAGCCGGCAACCGCGGATGGGCTTAttccatcatcaaggacaacGACATTCCGTATCTGTTGGATCTGGAGGTGTTTTTGGGCCGCAAGCTACTGACTCCTCGGTTGTTCAAGCAACAGAATCCCGACCCTTCGGCCGAGCCCGATTACGTCAACACTCTGACAATTGGAGCTCCTCCGCGCCAGGCGCTCGAAATCCACGGCGAGGAGCTCGCCCAGATGGTCAAGGACTCGTAcgagctgcagcagctgtcgGAGGTTGCGGTCAAGGGCGAGCGAATGTacaacaagaccaagggAAGTGCTTCTCAGGAGTCGGCCAAGCGGTCAAAGCAGATTATGGCACTGGGATGGGACGACCATCATCTCATGTTTGGCGAGGATGGCGAGTCTGCCAAGGACGCGTTGTTGGCACGATTGGGCCAGAAGCGCATTCGAGAAACGGTGTTTGAGTTCCGCAAGAGCAAAACCACCTCTGGCGCCGAGATGATGGCCACTCGTCGGGCCCAGCTGGCTCCGATCCAGCGCCGGGCCGCGGAAAAGCGTGCCATTCAGGAAAAGGAGCGGCTGGCGGGTCTGGTTCATTCGCAGGATGCGGAGATTGCCCGGTCTACCGAGGAAGATATGGCTACCGAGGCGGATCTCACCGGGTTCACTACGGAGGAGGATCTTCGGGCGGCCAAGAAGGCGCaaaagtccaagaagcGCTCCTTCAGAGACTCGGAGAACTTCATGTCCCACTACGCACCCACCAACGACGATAAGGGCTATGCTGTGGGCAACTTTGCCGGGGCTGCGTCCAATGCCACGTTTGATCTCATCAACGACGGCTCGGAAATGCAGCAGAAACAGGGCATGAAGtgggacaagaagaagggtaAGTTCATCAACGCGGGCTCGGAGGGTGGCAAGAAGTTCATTCGAGGTGAGGGAGGCCAGCGAATCGCCGCGTCGTTCCGGTCGGGCCGATTCGATAAGTGGAAGGCCGCCCACAAGGTCGGCAATCTCAAGGTTGGcgctctggaggagtctggGCCTGCCACTAAGCGGGTTTTGTCTGCGCGAGAGTTCAAACACAACAAAAACGAAGCCCCCAAACGAGCCGACAAGTACCGAGACGATTTCCACAAGCAAAAGACCAAGGTCGCCGCTGCCAAGGAAGACGGACGAATCCAGAAACCCCAGCCCAAGAGCGAGCTCAAGTCCACCGCCGATGTTCGAAAGAGCCGAATCCTGGCCGAGAAGCGCAAGCAGAAGAATGCCCGGCCGAGTCGGGGTGGCAGGGGTGGAGGTCGTGGAGGTCGTGGAGGAGGTCGTGGAGGGCGTTAA
- a CDS encoding uncharacterized protein (Compare to YALI0D24541g, weakly similar to uniprot|P40564 Saccharomyces cerevisiae YIR004w DJP1 DnaJ-like), with translation MPKLILYQVLDVQEDATIGQIEQAYRTRSLQFLTTLLGNNYDYFYSVSDAFQILRKHREFYETSGDSPEFFARVGPELQDAVDFFVQCFGVPQLEIFTGPVPILYWIQELRRSFPFTDTYNHITTEGITDKTMELMRRNAWQGNETLQKEKNRSHEFDITGAINVQDAAQLIVQQLLDVDLEGDDNIKLQKAGKLEQETGVFPTEGFSPQFTDSIVKKLKPYFRIPFAVDVLKALGTIFMVRAEGYAAKYRGKLFSSVVSNKSANNASSLIEKIVWSKNRLHAISKYFKQIGGSIDDQVNIIYTEFFYQLVREVCLAANLTVSEIFEGEWAAKEDKKDKMVRAYRIWEIGNFLCIEATRTAAERGISIEHNPNLQHDDVLAGAIYLTAFNEALVLAKKRNLSNIDYSNGKAAAPFPQGASFDPWAVGVVWSPWDVVSDCSGSGGVVTTEDVFTGDEDKRYDVEVTAQGGTDAG, from the coding sequence ATGCCCAAACTGATTCTATACCAGGTTCTGGACGTCCAGGAGGACGCTACGATTGGTCAGATCGAGCAGGCGTATCGCACGCGGTCTCTGCAGTTTCTGACGACTCTTTTGGGCAACAATTACGACTACTTTTACTCGGTTTCGGACGCCTTTCAGATTCTGCGTAAACACCGCGAGTTCTATGAGACGAGCGGCGACTCGCCCGAGTTTTTTGCGCGCGTCGGGCCCGAGCTCCAGGATGCGGTGGATTTCTTCGTGCAGTGTTTTGGCGTACCGCAGCTGGAGATCTTCACCGGCCCGGTGCCGATTCTGTACTGGATCCAGGAGCTGCGGCGGTCCTTCCCGTTCACAGACACGTACAATCACATTACCACGGAAGGAATCACGGACAAGACGATGGAGTTGATGCGGCGCAACGCGTGGCAGGGAAACGAGACGCTgcagaaggaaaagaacCGGTCACACGAGTTTGATATCACGGGCGCCATCAACGTGCAAGATGCGGCGCAGCTGAttgtccagcagctgttgGACGTGGATCTGGAAGGAGATGACAACATCAAGCTGCAAAAGGCAGGCAAATTGGAGCAGGAAACCGGGGTCTTCCCCACCGAGGGCTTCTCCCCACAGTTCACCGACTCCATTgtgaagaagctgaagcCGTATTTCCGCATTCCGTTTGCCGTGGACGttctcaaggctctgggaACAATTTTCATGGTCCGTGCGGAAGGCTACGCCGCCAAGTACCGGGGCAAGCTGTTTTCGTCGGTGGTGTCCAACAAATCAGCCAACAATGCCTCTTCGTtgattgagaagattgTGTGGTCGAAAAACCGACTCCACgccatctccaagtactTCAAGCAGATTGGAGGGTCCATCGACGACCAGGTCAACATCATCTACACCGAGTTTTTCTACCAGCTGGTGCGGGAGGTGTGTCTGGCAGCCAACTTGACGGTTTCGGAGATCTTTGAGGGCGAATGGGCCGCCAAGgaagacaagaaggacaagatgGTTCGTGCATACCGCATTTGGGAGATTGGCAACTTTCTGTGCATCGAGGCGACCCGAACTGCTGCCGAAAGAGGCATTTCCATCGAGCACAACCCTAACCTGCAACATGACGACGTGTTGGCCGGAGCAATCTACCTCACAGCCTTCAACGAGGCACTggtgctggccaagaaACGCAATCTCTCGAATATCGACTATTCCAACGGAAAAGCGGCCGCTCCTTTCCCTCAGGGAGCCAGCTTTGATCCCTGGGCCGTGGGAGTCGTGTGGTCGCCATGGGACGTGGTGTCCGACTGCTCGGGCTCGGGAGGAGTGGTCACCACGGAAGACGTGTTTACCGGCGACGAGGACAAGAGGTATGATGTGGAGGTGACTGCTCAGGGCGGTACTGATGCGGGTTAG